atttcagtttttttcattgTGCTTGAACCAGACTTGTGAGGCTGTTAGTGGACCAGGCGCTAGGTTTAAGGGCAAACACTCCCTTGAtagtgatgaagaggatgaaggGGAAGACATAAAAAGCACCAACAAATATGATATTCTGGCCAGTGATGACGTGGAGGGTAAgtgttatttaattgtttgaaCGATGATATGACATATTGCTTCAAGTATACActtattgaaaaacaaaatggcacaTACACTTTTGGgtttatatttatagttttacCATGTTTGCTACGGACTAGATCTGTgatgtcatttttaaattgtgtatcTTTTTGAAATCTTTAGATCAAATTATTCTGAAACAATTTTGTGCAGACACCACAAAATATCTCATtctacaaatataataataataataataataataatagttataacACAATTAAGTGTAGCTAAATCTATATCAAACTGAGCAGCATTTTAACGTGAGTATTTTGTCTAAACATGAAGAGTCATTAATAATGTCAAATTAAACCACACTCACTATGTTTTCAGGACAAGAGGGAGCAACTATTGACTGTGACGAGGGAGTTTCTATTACACCTTTCAACCTGGATGAGGAGATGCAGGAAGGATACTTTGACTCTGAAGGAAACTACTTCAtcaaaaaggaggaagagattAGAGACAACTGGCTTGACAACATTGACTGGGTAGTTGAATTTTAGTGATATTTTCGTAATCTCTGAAAACCTTTCAAGCACTGTGCAATAATATAAGTCCTTTCTTCCAGGTGAGAATAAAAGAACAAcctttcaaacaaaaaaaaaaaggtcttggAGCCAAACGGAAACGCCGAGTGGGTGATGAGGATGAGgctgaggaagagaaacagagggaagaGAAGCAGGCAGGCCAAGTAAAcaatgaggaagaagaggaagaggaggaggaagaaatggAGCCTGCAGAGGACCCGCTGGCATCCTTCACACAGCACCAGCTCACTGAAGCTGTTGTCGAACTGTTACTTCCTGGGGAGACAGTTGCAAAAGCGCTCCGGCGGCTAGGAGGCCTTGGAGGACAGAAGAAGGGGAAGCTGAGGGAAGAGAATAAACCCGCAGTGGAGGCAAAGAGGGACACAGATAAGCTTGACAGACTCACAGCATTAGCTGACAGATTGGTTGGATCCGGTATGTTTGAGATCTATCAGCAAACATATGAAAAACTGGCCTATTTGATGAAAAGCATGAACAGCAAGCGCCCAGCAGTGAAGAAGAGCCCAGGTggtgatgaagaagaagatgaactGGACATGTTCGCAGACAAAATTGATGAGAAGCATACAGGCAAATCAGATGAAGAAGAGCACAACACAggttttttggttttaatggtattaatttccctttttaaatagaacaaaatatcttgttttgtttaattctgttttttcattttttttttcagtgagtGACGAGGTGATGTGGGAGTACAAATGGGAAAATAAGGATGATTCTGAGGTCTTTGGTCCCTTCAACAGTCAGCAGATGCAGGTATCCTATTAAACCAATTTTGAAATGATAAAGCAGTTTCGGTTACAGTTTGGGTCATACCCTGGTTAAGGATTCATGCTTTGGTGTGAGTCTGGTACAGcagcaaaaaaacatattaaggCAGAGTAGTTCAACACAATCCTATTGTTTTGGACTGAAGTAGCAATTTACTGACAACTGTGGTAGAgttatttcataaaaataataaggaacatttcacatatttccatTTAACACTATGCGAACATTGAACATACACTTTTCCCAAAAGATAACCGGTCACAATAGGCTATAGAACTAAAAAGCATTTCCTATGTAAAGCTAAGATTTAATTGAGAATTCCCAAAAAACGAGAGTAtaatagaaacacaaaatacacaaatgaatgTGCATTAGTAGGAGTGTTTGAATGAGTTccacttattattcattatcattatcatttaattatttattacaaTTGATTGTCCTCCTCAGAACTATTGTACGTGTAAACTCAATACTATATGTTTTGAACTTATTGTGCTCCATGTTGCTTCTACCTTTTAACCTCAATCTCCCCCGGTTGGTTTTAATCTTCTTATTGTTTGTTCTCCAGGGTTGGGTGGATGAAGGCTATTTCAGCACAGGTGTTTACTGCAAGAGGATCGACCAAGAGGGAGCTCAGTTCTACAACTCTAAGAGAATAGATTTTGAGCTCTACACATGATTTCTGTGTAGTTAATTAATTACAATCACAATCAGTCTTGACAGTCATGTTTTGGCCTAAGCCTATATTCTGTCTATTCATCCAAGGAGTTTTCGTTAAATCTGTCATTTTAACAGCGGCTTTGTTTTCtgtacattgtttttaaataaataactcatGCTATtaaccattttctttttttaaactaaggGGTTAAGAGAattttgaattgatttaatttTAGTCACTTAGTAAAATGTAAATGGCTGTTCCACTTTGATCTGTAGATTGACATTTATGGTAATCATTtcaatttattatttaacaCTAGTATGTAAAATGTACTATTGTACTAACTTGTCAACTTAGCAGGTATTATTTTAAACGCCAATATTAAATTGCAACCTTATTTTGAAGAAATTCACGTTTTCAGTGAGATGCCTTTATATCTACTTAACTTTCTTACACTTGAATAATACACAATGTTATAAAATACGGTGCAAATTCAAATTGTATATAATCTTTCAAATATGCAAAAGGTCAGTGACGATACAAAATCGTGTGTGTAACAAATTGATCACAATCTGCATTGAACTCACTTTGCAAAAAAGGCCAATATTTGCAGCTTGCGAAATTTGAGAATTGTATATGTTTCTTTGACTTAACAAATGTTATATCCTGCAAATATTTGGCAGATgaatcttcttcttttccttatAATTCTTATGGAAACTGATAAACCAACTGAATGGGAAATGCTCCCTGTTTCTTACGAGATTGCATTCAGAGGCCAAATAAGTGCGTAGTTAttaaaaatatgacaaaaaagaTCATGTGTACATATTTTCAAGGCATGGATCCTTGGGATGCCAGGCCACTTCAAGGCTTCGCCTACATTTTTAACCACATTAATACAAGGAATATCAACAAAAACGAATTTAACCATCTTTTAAATAATAGCTCTTAGAATCAAACAGGAACATGGCAGCAAGCGCAGCAACAATCCATGATCCAGATGCAACCATTACAAGTGGAAACCTGCAAGACCAGAGAGCACCACCTGGAGATGATGCACTGGATGCCTAGTTTGTCACATGCGTCAATAGATGATGAGCACAGATAGAGAAGGAGAGATGCTCTTGGTGTCCGGGAGTCTACCTCACTTggaaaaaactgatttaatgTATGAATGTGACCTATCCTTACATTTTCACGTgcgattatttatttttaccgGTCGCTGTTCacgtttttttaattgtatttaagttcATCATTTCGACTTAATCAAACATGTGTGTTTAGATACTAGGTCACCCGAGGACATACTAGAAgactcattttttttttaattgagtcTTTTATCAGCGCTAGTTTCATTGGACGCCCTCAACCTACGACGTTTCAAAGTCTTCTGTCATTGGTCAGAATTCAACAAGGGAAACACAACTCCTCTTGTGATTGGATGATCTGTCTGTCTGGTTGTTGGGATTTGTGAAACGGAAGCATTTGCATGAGCGAGCCGCTTGTGTGGCGCCGTCCGGCATGTCTTGTTTACTGTGAGGTCGGAATACTACCCTCGGTCCAGCCAGCTGGTCGTTTCTGGTAGGTTTGTTCACTATGATTTTGCAATAAAACCCACAAGCAACTGAACTGCGTTACCAAGACGTCCTTAGTAACCACATAGAAGACGTTTGAGCGTTAGCAGAGATGACAGCTACCGGCGGCTACGGCTATTCCCCGGTGCACACACTGTTAACTGTATATCACACACTGTGAATATCGGTGTTAGCCATACCCTGCAGTGTTTACCGATTGTTACAATAAAGCTATGCTAAGATATATCTCTAAGGTAGTTGGCCTTAAtgccatttttaaaagatgttcgTTGGATAAAATACAACACCTTTGGCTAACATTTCCATTCGTTTGGTTAGCCCCCACATAAAAGTTTGAATGTGAAACAGTGCCCCTTCCAGCATTTAGACCTAGCCGAGTGTTACCAATTGCCCTTCTATTTGATTGaaacaattcaattaaattaatctttatttaaatagctAGCAGCTTAGCTTTTAAGGTTGTGTATCCAACGTTAGATTTAGCCAACATTTTGCCAACGTAAGTATGAGTAAACTCATTAATGTGCCAACGACAATGACCAGCTCAAAtccaaaacatgtgttttttccacCAACCCTATTATTGTATTCATATTGAGACTGCAAAGGGcgttttaaatgtatatcatCGTTTTATTCTCATTAACTGATTAACATCGAACATATAAAAGACGATAACTACATCATCCACCAAGTAGGCCTATAATGTGTGTTACAATATATGGCATCCTCTGTTGAAACTGTGTAAGAGAAAGTAAAACCGGTGCAAAATAATCTTCAACATATAGGATACATCTAGATTGcttgttgaaaatattttcGCGCAAGTtgacatgtaaaaaataaaaaggatagGCTGTAACATCCATTTCCTTTCTAAAAGGTGTCCAAATAGCCTTTACAAGATTTACCAACGTTTTTATTTACTCTCTGAAAAGAATTCCTCTTAATTATATTGACCTTGCCTGTGAAATAAtcctatatttttatatttgtcatCCCATTCATGTTaccaaacatgttttgttgtttattacAAGTTGTTacttaaatctttttttttctaatctttTTTGCGTTAGACAAACTGTATGATTCTGAAGGCACTATTTTCTTTTTggaataaacaacacatttgaataaatcatCTTGAGCTAAAGAAAAATGAGAAGGCAATTTTCCCAATTTGTCTGTATTTTGTATGTTCTATACccagtgatttatttttgaaaaagagcCAGCTTTGAAATCAATCATGTAAATAACCAATCTCAAAAAGGAAATTACTAAAAGATGTTGTTGCTCATTTCAGATCAAACAACCATCCCAGAGATCATAAAGTAGGTGAAAGTTAATGTTTAACACCTATTTTGAAGTGCTTTAATGCTGATGTGATAccctgcatgtgtttttcttgttatttaCAGAAAAGGACAGACACGGAGAGAAAGAGCGAGCAAGGGGATGTTTACTCATCCCTGTGACTCGCTCCCTCAGATAGTTTGTCCAATGGATGAACATGCTATTCCCTCAAACAGTTTCTGTAGTGCACCTCCCCACAGTGAACCTCTCCTCCCCCTTTCCTCCGTCACTCCCAGGTATAGTTGTCCCGGcacctttttcttttgctgtgaGTTTGTTTCCCCCTCCTTGCTTTGTGAcactttttttcacagtttagGACTTACGGATTAAACGAGAACATGCTCTGGAAACTTTGCTATTATTTCTTAAATGATCCTTTCCATCAGTTCTGATACTAGGAAAGTGTATTTTTTCATCTGTTGGACTGCCATGCATCATTCAAACTTTGATGTCTGTCATTATTTTGGTGACGGAGTTCTGACACCGCTGTTGGCAATCTGGTATATCTTATTTCAATCTTAGCAAAGAGCAGTTTGCAAAATGCTCAGCTAACAGCTACTCATTTTGATGTGACTCTTTTGCCGGTTAAATAGACGGAGGTCGTATTGGCTGTCACTGCTTTAGTTAAGACGGTCTGTAATTTGATGGCAGACTAAAATAAAACTTGGCtgttgtctgtgtctgtgctcagccacacttttttaaagaggcAAATGAAGCATTGTTCCGTAACAATGCAAGCAGAGCAATAACTCCGACAGTCATACATCCTCTCTGTAGCTTATCACTTCATGTTGATTTCATGCGCTTTTCTAATAAACTAACCGTATCATACAAATAATTTAGCtcaaaaacattatatttttgattaagTACCCATAGAAATTCGAGCTTTTGAAGAATTAGGTGTGCCAAGTTAGGGGACTAAATCATTACTAATTATGAAAGATCCATAATGTTGATTTAATATCAGAAGATCACCAATACTAAAGCATTCTTTAAGACCTAAAGTACTGTTTTTctcactgtttaaaaaaaccaacTTAATATTGACTTgattttctgaaaacattttaaacattcacaGCTGTGCAGATGATGGAATATCTGGACACAGAAGGAGTGGCCGAATTCAAGAGATCAAAGCACAAACCCCTGAAAAGCAAAGCCCTTCAGACAGCGGAGCCGCTCAGGAATCATCCAGACAGAATCTGTCTcccacaaagagacaaagggagAGTGCAAACATGGTAGgggttgaataaaaaaaaaacttggttCAGATAATCAATGTAACGATTATCCAATTAGTAACTGTTTATGCATATCTCTGGCTTGTAGGTACAAGTGTCGCAGTCCGAGCAGTTTAGAATTGAAGGCACACATGTACTGGAGAATCAAAACGAGGTCAGTGGCATCTTTCCTTGCTCCAGAGGTTTCCACACTTgactctctctgtgtctctgttggtCTTCATGCCCTActtgatgctgttttttttaatgtaatgcagCTTTCTGTCTAATCTGTGCAGCAGCTTTGCCGTACGGCTGCATATGTCAACATTGAAGACCTGTACAGTGAACAGAGTGTGAGGGTTAATTGAGGGATTGTAATCCTCCTTCACGGTCTACTGCATCTGACGAGCAGTCCACTGTCTTAATGTGACCCAGTGAAGCATAGGCAGAACAACAATGCATCGTGTCTCTATTGTCTTCTCTTTCACTTGTTTTGCAAGTGAATAAATAGCACTTTCTCAGAATAAACACAGAATAAGTAATCAAGGTAATGAATATGTACTAAATAATTGAACGTCCTCAGTCTTTTAACAACATCTGATCAAAATGAAGCTTTTTTTGCAAATCTGAAATTATAGCACTaaaatttaaatgtatactctttgttttataatgaactaacaataatacatttcatgaacgacagcatttgtgttttattgattttgtttagTTGATTTTTATAAGAAAGGACTCtaaactttttttatatatattctttgAAGGATGGATTTGATGTCAGTTTAACAGCGGAGCACCAAAACAAGTAAGTCTGAAATGTTTACGTTTTACTTTATCTAAAAACTGCCTGCcaacatgtttcttttatgAATGTGCTCATTTAATTTGTAGTggttaaaaaaactgtttttcgATACTGGTGAATAATTAGAAACAGTATTTAAATATCATAATCTCTGTGAGTAACCATGGTCAGAATCTATGATGCAGGCACGCTATGAGTAGTTTTCCATCCGACCTACAACATCGTGCATAGATTTTtgcattttgaataaataaagaactcaGACCTTGTATTGACACCTTACATATGTTCACAAAACTAttatacagccctggaaaaaattaagagaacacttcagcatc
The window above is part of the Eleginops maclovinus isolate JMC-PN-2008 ecotype Puerto Natales chromosome 16, JC_Emac_rtc_rv5, whole genome shotgun sequence genome. Proteins encoded here:
- the cd2bp2 gene encoding CD2 antigen cytoplasmic tail-binding protein 2 isoform X2, coding for MPKRKVTFEDGEGELELEEDIPNKKTCEAVSGPGARFKGKHSLDSDEEDEGEDIKSTNKYDILASDDVEGQEGATIDCDEGVSITPFNLDEEMQEGYFDSEGNYFIKKEEEIRDNWLDNIDWVRIKEQPFKQKKKGLGAKRKRRVGDEDEAEEEKQREEKQAGQVNNEEEEEEEEEEMEPAEDPLASFTQHQLTEAVVELLLPGETVAKALRRLGGLGGQKKGKLREENKPAVEAKRDTDKLDRLTALADRLVGSGMFEIYQQTYEKLAYLMKSMNSKRPAVKKSPGGDEEEDELDMFADKIDEKHTGKSDEEEHNTVSDEVMWEYKWENKDDSEVFGPFNSQQMQGWVDEGYFSTGVYCKRIDQEGAQFYNSKRIDFELYT
- the cd2bp2 gene encoding CD2 antigen cytoplasmic tail-binding protein 2 isoform X1; amino-acid sequence: MPKRKVTFEDGEGELELEEDIPNKKFFSLCLNQTCEAVSGPGARFKGKHSLDSDEEDEGEDIKSTNKYDILASDDVEGQEGATIDCDEGVSITPFNLDEEMQEGYFDSEGNYFIKKEEEIRDNWLDNIDWVRIKEQPFKQKKKGLGAKRKRRVGDEDEAEEEKQREEKQAGQVNNEEEEEEEEEEMEPAEDPLASFTQHQLTEAVVELLLPGETVAKALRRLGGLGGQKKGKLREENKPAVEAKRDTDKLDRLTALADRLVGSGMFEIYQQTYEKLAYLMKSMNSKRPAVKKSPGGDEEEDELDMFADKIDEKHTGKSDEEEHNTVSDEVMWEYKWENKDDSEVFGPFNSQQMQGWVDEGYFSTGVYCKRIDQEGAQFYNSKRIDFELYT